Proteins encoded in a region of the Amphiprion ocellaris isolate individual 3 ecotype Okinawa chromosome 21, ASM2253959v1, whole genome shotgun sequence genome:
- the strap gene encoding serine-threonine kinase receptor-associated protein, whose translation MAMRQTPLTCSGHTRPVVDLAFSGITPYGYFLISACKDGKPMLRQGDTGDWIGTFLGHKGAVWGATLNTDATKAATAAADFTAKVWDAVSGDEVLSLAHKHIVKTVSFTQDNNCLLTGGNDKLLRIYDLSNPEAAPQEIAGHTSAIKKALWCNNDKQILSAAEDKTIRLWNRSSMEEVKTLTFDTSVSSMEYVADGEILVITYGKTIAFYNALSLELIKTVEAPAPINSASLHPEKDFFVAGGDDFKLYKFDYSTKEELESYKGHFGPVHCVRFSPDGELYASGSEDGTLRLWQTAVGKTYGLWKCVLPEDLGAENSEQLYTSTPEIKA comes from the exons ATGGCGATGAGACAAACTCCTCTCACCTGCTCCGGTCACACCCGGCCTGTGGTGGACCTGGCCTTCAGTGGAATCACTCCTTATGGCTACTTCCTCATCAGCGCCTGCAAGG ATGGCAAGCCCATGTTGCGCCAGGGAGACACAGGGGACTGGATAGGAACGTTTCTGGGTCACAAAGGCGCTGTCTGGGGAGCCACTCTGAACACAGACGCCACCAAGGcagccactgctgctgctgatttcaCAGC AAAGGTGTGGGATGCAGTGAGCGGAGACGAGGTCCTTTCGCTGGCTCACAAACACATTGTCAAGACTGTCAGCTTTACTCAG GACAATAATTGTCTGTTGACTGGTGGAAATGATAAGCTGCTGCGCATATATGATCTCAGCAACCCTGAAGCAG CACCACAGGAGATTGCAGGTCACACCTCAGCCATTAAAAAAGCTCTGTGGTGTAACAATGACAAGCAGATTCTCTCAGCTGCTGAGGACAAAACCATACG CTTGTGGAATAGAAGCTCCATGGAGGAGGTGAAAACGCTGACATTTGACACGTCGGTGAGCAGCATGGAGTATGTGGCTGATGGAGAAATTCTTGTGATCACATATGGAAAGACGATTGCTTTCTACAATGCTTTGAG CTTGGAACTTATCAAGACTGTGGAGGCCCCGGCTCCTATCAACTCAGCCTCCCTCCATCCAGAGAAAGACTTCTTTGTTGCCGGTGGAGACGACTTCAAACTCTACAAATTTGACTATAGCACTAAGGAAGAGTTGG AGTCCTATAAGGGTCATTTTGGCCCTGTGCACTGTGTTCGCTTCAGTCCGGATGGGGAGCTGTATGCCAGTGGCTCTGAGGACGGCACACTCCGACTGTGGCAGACGGCGGTGGGGAAAACCTATGGCCTGTGGAAGTGTGTCCTTCCTG AGGACCTTGGGGCAGAGAACTCTGAGCAGCTGTACACCTCGACCCCTGAGATCAAAGCCTGA